The window AGGCTCTTTAACCGATCGACCATTTTCCTTGATTCGGCAACACCCACAACAGGATCGGCATCGCCATGGAAGATCCAGAAAGGAATACGTGCAGTATTCTTATTGTAACTATTGGCATCTCCCCCACCGCAGATCGGAAGCGCTGCGGCAAAAAGGCGGGGATTATGGTAAACAGCTTCGAAGGTGCCCATACCCCCCATTGATAGACCGGTGATGTATACATGCTTTTTGTCCACTAGTTTTTCATTCAGCAAACTATTGGTCAGCTCTATCACGGACACCAATGGGGCCCGCATCGGGCGGGTATAGTTAAAATCCATCAGCAGCGGTTGCTTGCTTCGGTCTATGCTTACAGAGGCCCAATAGTCATTAGCGGGACATTGCGGGAATACCACGATGCAGGGGAATTGCTCGCGGTTCTTCTCGTCAAGGAAAAGTTTGGCACCATGGGTCAACTGCTTTTCATTGTCACTGCCCCGCTCCCCTGCGCCATGCAGGAATACTACCAGCGGGTATTTCCTGGATGGATCGTATTGCTTAGGCAGCAGGATCCTGTACCGAAGGGTATCGCCTTTTGAACTCACGAATTGCTTCTTTTCAAACAGGCCCATATCCTGCGCCCTGAGGATGAATGCAGGAAGCAAGGCAACAATGAACAGTAAAACGATCTTTTTCATACCTGTAAACTACAATATTGTCGTAACTTATAGGAAGCAATTTATGGCCAATTCAACAACCATAAAATCCCCCAACCACAACAAGGAGTTAGCAGCGATCTTCCGGAAAATGGCAGACTGTTACCGTTACCTTGGACCAGGTGAGCGCTTCCGTGCCATCGCTTATGAAACAGCCTCCCGTACCATCAGCAATATGTCAGAACCCATCGACACAATGATGGATGATATCAAGCAACTCGATGAGCTGAAGGGTGTGGGGGAAAGCATTGCGGAAAAGATCAACGAATACCTGCACACTGGCAGCATCAAGACCTTTGACAAACTAAGGAAGAAGGTCCCACTGGACCTGCTGGAACTAATGGATGTAGAAGGCATTGGTCCCGCAACAGTAAGGACGCTGCACGACACATTGAAAGTGGAGAACCGGGAGGCACTCTCCAGGGCCGTGGCTGAAGGGAAACTGGAAGGCCTTAAGGGCTTTGCCCAAAAGAAGATCGATAACCTGAAGAAGGTTTTGAAGGTCAGCCAGGAAAAAGCACGGATGCCCCTGGCAACAGCGGAACGGATAGGCCAGGTAATGCTGGAGGAATTGCGGCGTATCAGTGGGGTACATCTCGCCTACCTGGCAGGAAGTTTGAGAAGGAAGAAAGAAACGGTTGGGGATATTGATATCATCCTTACGGCAGATCGAAGGGAATGGAAACGGATCGTGAAACAATTCACCTCCCTGCCACAGGTAGAACGGGTGTTGGCCAGCGGGGAAACCCGGGCCAGCGTGGTATTGAAGGATGGCGGGGTTCAAGTGGATATCCGGATCGTGCATGATTATGAATACGGGGCAGCCCTGCTTTATTTCACCGGAAGCAAGGAACACAATATCCAATTGCGCACGATCGCGAAGAACAAGGGCTGGAAGATCAACGAATACGGTGTCTTCGATTCAGCCACCAATAAAAGACTGGCCGGTGAAACAGAGGAGGAAATTTACCAGCTTCTGGGACTGCAATATGTGCCACCTGAGAAACGGTTGGGGAAGGATGAGTTGGTGAAATTGTAGTTCTTTTTTGCCACTAAGGCGCGAAGACACCAAGTAACACGAAGTTCCTAAGACCTTTGTGCGCCTTCGAGCCATAGTGTCTTCGTGGCCCAAATTTTTTAATACTCTTTAACGAACGAACAACCCATGCCCAATTCAATCATTAACCACTACCATGAGGAACTGGAGGACTGGCACAACACCATCGAATTCTACTCCGGTGAGATAGAAGGTTTTGAAGCCAGTCTCTCAGACCTGATCCACAGCAATACCATTCCCCACCTCGCTGAGAATGCGGAGTATTTCCTGAACCAGTTTTCGGGCCTGCGGTCCGAGTTTGGTGGCATTGGCATGGAACTGGCTGCGCAGGAAGCAAGGCTCGAAGAGAAAGAAAAAATGGAGCAGGATGTAAAATATGCTTCCCAGGTGACCCAACAGCAGAACACCCTGCGTGACAGGATGAAAACGGTTGAGCAGCATTTTATTGAACTCAAATACAGCTGCCAGCAGTTTTTGGCTACGCATCACCGTTAGGTTGGTTTTTATGCCACGAAGGCTCGAAGACACGAAGAGGCACAAAGGTCTTTGTGTTTCTTGGAGCCTTAGTGACTTTGTGGCCCTTCTATTACCTGCGCTTCTGCCACAGGTCGTTTACCCAAAAGCCCCACCAGGTCTTCCTGGTACACCACTTCCTTTTTCAAGAGAAATTGCGCCAATGCCTCCAATTGCGGGCGATGCTCCGTTAACAATTCCAGGGCTGCCTGGTAAGCCTTGTCCACCAGTTTGCGCACTTCCTCATCGATCAACCTTCCCGTTGCTTCGCTGTAGGCCTTTTGCAGGGAAGATTCATACGTACCCGTGGAATCATAAAAACTTACCTGCCCTATCTTTTCATTGAAGCCCAGGTAGGCCACCATCTTATAGGCTTCCTTGGTCACTTTCTCCAGGTCATCGAGGGCGCCAGAAGTAACCTCCCCAAACACCAACTGTTCTGCAGCCCTGCCACCCAGTGTTGCAGAAAGCTTTTCCGTCAATTCCAGTTCGGTCCTCAGCTGCCTTTCTTCCGGCAGGTACCAGGCCGCCCCCAGGGCCTTGCCTCGCGGTATAATGGATACTTTCGACAGCGGATCAACATGCGGTAGGTACCAACTGGTCACCGCATGCCCTGCTTCATGATAGGCAATGATCGTCTTCTCCGTTGGTGAGAGGATCTTGCTCTTCCGCTCCAAACCCGCAATGATGCGATCGATGGCATCCATGAAATCAACCCTTTCGATCTTATCCTTCTTCCTCCTAGCCGCAATCAATGCCGCCTCATTGCAGATATTGGCAATATCGGCCCCCGAGAACCCCGGTGTTTGTGCTGCCAGGAAGTCCACATCTACATCCCCGGCCATCACCAGCGGCCGCATATGGACTTTGAAGATGGCCTTGCGCTCTAATTGGCTGGGTAATTCCAGGTAGATATGGCGGTCGAACCGACCAGGACGCAGCAGGGCTGGATCCAGCATATCAGCACGGTTGGTGGCCGCCAGCACAATGACGCCGCTATTGGTGGAGAAACCATCCATCTCTGTCAGCAACTGGTTCAGGGTACTCTCCCGCTCATCATTGGCACCAGTATAAAAAGCATTTCTTCCCCTTGAGCGGCCCACCGCATCGATCTCATCAATGAACACAATACAAGGCGCTTTCTCCTTGGCACGGCGGAAAAGGTCGCGTACCCTGGAAGCACCCACCCCTACGAACATTTCCACAAACTCGGAACCACTAATAGAAAAAAAAGGCACCTGTGCTTCGCCGGCAACTGCTTTAACGAGTAGGGTCTTACCCGTTCCCGGTGGACCAACAATGATCACACCTTTGGGGATCTTGGCACCAAGCCTGGTATAACGTGCAGGGTCCTTGAGAAAGTCCACTACTTCTTTCACTTCTGTCTTAGCCTCCTCCAATCCTGCCACATCATCAAAGGTCACGGTACTCTTGTCCTCCTTCTCATGAAGGGTGGCCGTTGATTTCCCGAAATTGAAAATGGAAGAACCCCCACCGATATCACCGGTACCCATCCTTCCCAGGAGGAAACGCCAGAGCACCAGCATGATGACTAACGGTAATATCCACTCGAAGATCGCAATGCCCCAATTACGGGTAGTCTCGTATGTGATAGGGATTTTTTCTTTGTCAGCGGTATTGCGTTGCGCATCGGCCATCTTCCGTTCAAACAAATCGATGGTACCAATGGCCAGCTCGTAATGCGGTCCGGGCCTGATACCCGAGCCAAACCTCGGCTTCAGCACCTCGCGGAAATAAGGGTCATTGACGAATGAAGGTTTAATGTATACCTGTGCTGTTTGGCCATTGACCACCACGATCCTTTCTACGGCATGTTTGGGGAGGATGGACTGTTCGAATTCCTGCCAGTTTAATTGTTTAGCCCCTAAACCCTTGCCAAAGAGGTATGGCAGGAGGATCAATGCCAGGAGCAGGATATAGAACCAATACCACCTGGCCGGGCCAGGCAGCCCTTTCTTCGACCTGTCTTTTCCATTTGGGGAGGTTGGGGGAGTATTGCTCATGGTCGTTCAATTGCGGATTTATTTCCTTTGGTATAATCCCACCAACTCCCCAAAGCCAATGATATGGCTGCCCATGGCCCTTTCCAGCTCGATCTTCCGGGCTCCTTCCCCAAGGCCAAGTTGGGTACCCAGCGCATAGACCTTGAAATGGTAATGGTGGGCTGGGCCTCTTGGTGGACAGGGTCCGCCATAGCGGTTATCGCCGAAATCGTTACGGCCCTGCACTGGTGGATGCACATCTTCCTTAAGAAGTTGCGTGGCGGGCATATTCCAGGCCAGCCAATGCACCCAGGTACCAACAGGGGCATCGGGATCATCCACGATGATGGCGAGGGATTGGGTACCTTCGGGCAGGCCGCCGATATGCAATGGCGGACTTACACCTGCACCATCGCAGGTATAGCGGTGGGGAATCTCCCCTTCCTCGGTGAAAGCTTCA is drawn from Flavihumibacter rivuli and contains these coding sequences:
- a CDS encoding prolyl oligopeptidase family serine peptidase gives rise to the protein MKKIVLLFIVALLPAFILRAQDMGLFEKKQFVSSKGDTLRYRILLPKQYDPSRKYPLVVFLHGAGERGSDNEKQLTHGAKLFLDEKNREQFPCIVVFPQCPANDYWASVSIDRSKQPLLMDFNYTRPMRAPLVSVIELTNSLLNEKLVDKKHVYITGLSMGGMGTFEAVYHNPRLFAAALPICGGGDANSYNKNTARIPFWIFHGDADPVVGVAESRKMVDRLKSLKASPRYSEYPGVGHNSWDNAFAEPDYLGWMFSKKRRK
- a CDS encoding type-X family DNA polymerase, producing the protein MANSTTIKSPNHNKELAAIFRKMADCYRYLGPGERFRAIAYETASRTISNMSEPIDTMMDDIKQLDELKGVGESIAEKINEYLHTGSIKTFDKLRKKVPLDLLELMDVEGIGPATVRTLHDTLKVENREALSRAVAEGKLEGLKGFAQKKIDNLKKVLKVSQEKARMPLATAERIGQVMLEELRRISGVHLAYLAGSLRRKKETVGDIDIILTADRREWKRIVKQFTSLPQVERVLASGETRASVVLKDGGVQVDIRIVHDYEYGAALLYFTGSKEHNIQLRTIAKNKGWKINEYGVFDSATNKRLAGETEEEIYQLLGLQYVPPEKRLGKDELVKL
- the ftsH gene encoding ATP-dependent zinc metalloprotease FtsH, with translation MSNTPPTSPNGKDRSKKGLPGPARWYWFYILLLALILLPYLFGKGLGAKQLNWQEFEQSILPKHAVERIVVVNGQTAQVYIKPSFVNDPYFREVLKPRFGSGIRPGPHYELAIGTIDLFERKMADAQRNTADKEKIPITYETTRNWGIAIFEWILPLVIMLVLWRFLLGRMGTGDIGGGSSIFNFGKSTATLHEKEDKSTVTFDDVAGLEEAKTEVKEVVDFLKDPARYTRLGAKIPKGVIIVGPPGTGKTLLVKAVAGEAQVPFFSISGSEFVEMFVGVGASRVRDLFRRAKEKAPCIVFIDEIDAVGRSRGRNAFYTGANDERESTLNQLLTEMDGFSTNSGVIVLAATNRADMLDPALLRPGRFDRHIYLELPSQLERKAIFKVHMRPLVMAGDVDVDFLAAQTPGFSGADIANICNEAALIAARRKKDKIERVDFMDAIDRIIAGLERKSKILSPTEKTIIAYHEAGHAVTSWYLPHVDPLSKVSIIPRGKALGAAWYLPEERQLRTELELTEKLSATLGGRAAEQLVFGEVTSGALDDLEKVTKEAYKMVAYLGFNEKIGQVSFYDSTGTYESSLQKAYSEATGRLIDEEVRKLVDKAYQAALELLTEHRPQLEALAQFLLKKEVVYQEDLVGLLGKRPVAEAQVIEGPQSH
- a CDS encoding YbhB/YbcL family Raf kinase inhibitor-like protein, with the translated sequence MSHQAYHEELSSALHYVPLTVTSEAFTEEGEIPHRYTCDGAGVSPPLHIGGLPEGTQSLAIIVDDPDAPVGTWVHWLAWNMPATQLLKEDVHPPVQGRNDFGDNRYGGPCPPRGPAHHYHFKVYALGTQLGLGEGARKIELERAMGSHIIGFGELVGLYQRK